CTTGCCTTTTGGCTTCCAGCGGTTGAACAATCCCACAGGAATTTCACTATACAAGTCCGAATAATCAATCTTGCTGTCCAATGTTACCCGGTGCCCCTGCGCCAAGCGGAATCTTGGCCTTGTGTACACATGTGCATCGATATGCTGATATATCATCCGCCGCCAGAGCTTCTCCGTACATGTCCGAGGCAAGCCAGCTCCTCGTCCGCAGGATAAAGGACGGGACCGTCATCGACCACATCGAAAGCGGCAAGGCTCTCCTTGTTCTCACCGCGCTTGCAATCACCGGCAGGGAGGGAAACGTGGTGACCGTGGCGCTGAACGTCCCTTCAAGCAAGCACGGCAAGAAGGACATCATCAAGGTCGAGAATCGCTACCTTGAGACAAGCGAGACCAACAAGCTCGCCCTCATCGCGCCAAGGGCGACCATCAATATCATCAAAGACTACAAGCTGGTGGAAAAGCGCAAGATCCAGCTCCCTGATTCCATCTCCGGCATCTTCAAGTGCCCCAACCTGAAATGCATAACAAACTCGGGCGAGGAAATAAGGTCCAAGATCGACGTCATCGACAAGGAAAAGCTGGTGCTGAAATGCCGCTACTGCGCCCGGGTCATCTCTGTCGACGAATTGGTGTTCTGAGGCTACGAGCTTTGGCCTGAAAGCAACCTTGCCTTCACGCGGTTTTCTTCTCTCTCTTTCTTCTTTCACTGCTGCCCCTCCCCCCCCCTCTCCCCGCGGTGCTCTATTGCTTTTATTGCGCGCTCGGCTCTTTGCAGCCATACACATGCACGAATACCTGTCGGCTCTGAAAAGTTTGTACAGGTCCTGTACCGTTTGCGCCAAGAGGACTCCGCACACCTGCATAAAGTGCGGCCGCTGCTACTCTTGCCATCCGATGATCGAGTCAGCAGGACACCAGAGGCTTCTTGCGGCCTGACCTCTGTTATCCCACAAATATGAGATGAGATATATCGTGATGTTTTCTGTCCAACTATTAGAAAGAGTTTAAAAAAGGAAGGATGAGCATCTGCTCAATCCAATATGCGTCCTAGCTAAAGGTGTTGCATTCACGCGGATCAGTGAATGAAGTAGTGCCTGATGTTGATGGCGAAAGTATGTCTCTTGTCTGGGATGTAGTAGCTGCTGTGTTAAGGTTGTCCCATAGTGTCTTTCCTGTCACCAACGATGCATCGTACACTAGCGATCCACTGACATCTTTGATCACTTTTGGACTGCTGTTTGAATCAGCTGATAGGGTCGAGGAACCTGAAGATAAGAGCCATTGGTCTTGGTAGGTGTGGAAGGTGTTGACTGAGCCCAGAGTTGGATTATATCCAAGTGGTTGGCTGTACAACCATGAATTGGACCCCAACGTGATCTGCACCACGTATGAAGAAGGATTCGCCATTGGAAATGGTTGAAGCATCGCATCAACTTTGTAATTCGAACCAGCTGATACGGTTGCCGGAATGGTTGTAAATGGATATTGTCTTACTCCCATCGAATCCACATACGAATATGTCATTAGCCAGCCTGTGCGCGAGCCTAAGTTATTGCCAGTTCCGAAATCTACTTGGAAGAAGTCATAGTTCGTCCCGGAAGCAGGATAGTAGAAGTTCACCGGATTGTAGAAGAATCCTACACTCGTTCCAGTAACAGAGCCTGTAGGCATCTGCCAAGTCTCTTCATATCCAATAGTTTGTGAATTAGATGTTGTTGCCCAGTTTGCTCCTTCCTGATATAGTCCCGCAGTAGGACCACGACATACTGGAACAATTTCTCCACCCGTGCCTTTTATGCCAGCTTCATACTTGATGTTCAGAGGCTTGCCGTTATCGTCCGTCATGTGAGGAATAGTTACGTATCCTCCTTCGGGTGTGGCAATCGCGTTGGCAGGCACTGGAATTCCTGGCTGTGGCGTAGTTGGTTCCAAGACTAAATCCTCTTTTGGATGTGATGCTGCCATCTGTTCTCCCTGTTGAGTTGTTGCCGCGGTTGCATTCTGTACAAGGGGCGCCAATGCTGGCTGTAGGCCAAAGGAAAGAACCAGCATTGTAGCGATTCCCAAAGTGATGGATAACGTTCTCAGAGACTCCATCATTGGTGACTAGAGTAATTATAGATATAAAAATAAGATAATAATAATCAGGAAGATACTTATAGTGGCATTATAGCTGCATATGCCAATTTTTTGGGACGTACAGCTACAGATAGCTTCCATAAGACAAAAATATAGGAAAAACTTATTGGAAATTATTGCATAATCGTAGTTACTATCATATTATTTTGTTTTCTATCATTCTTTTCATCGGAAGCATTCCGATGTCGTTTGCGCAAGATATCTCAACAGGACCTCCACCACCACAACCGATAGTCGTGATGACGGACAAATCCGTCTATGTCTCGAATGAGACAGTTATAATTTCGGGGCGGGTCAATCAGGTGCAGCTCCCAAGCAATTCAGTATCAATAGAGATTATCGATCCTCTAGGAGGAAAGACATCTGCAATAGTACCACTGTCAGAAAATGGAAGCTATAGCTATAATCTTGATGTTTCAAGTGCTCTTCGCATCACCGGCGAATACAGAGCAATAGCGACCTACGGCGGGCACAACTCGGTAACATTATTCATGATCATAGCTCATCCATACATTCTGACGATAGAGGGCAAGAGCCATCCAATTGATTATACCATTGAAAGTGGCCTTTTGACCAACATTACTGCTAACGTTCAAGAAAAATCATTGGCGTTGCATGTAGTTAATTCCACCAAGACGAGCAAGCTTACTATTTCTCTACCTAGAGATATAATTGATTCCCAAGGCGATGCTGGTGACATGCCTTTCACGGTTTTCGCAAATGACAGACAAGTTCAATTCAACGAAACCAAATTAAGCAGTGGCGCTAGAACTCTGGAAATCAACCTTCCGTACGAAGGTCAAGCTAATCCTACTGGAACGTGGAACGTAAAAATTATCGGAACCAAAATAATACCTGAATTTGGTTCGCTGACCCTGGCCGTTTTGGCAGTAGGCGGAATTGTCGTTTCAATGATGCTGAGGAACGGCGTTCTTGGTTTCTATAGGTTCAGAGAACCATAGGGTTGAAATACCTGCATCATAATTTTTCACAGCCTGCGGCATAAAACTCCAACTGACACTGAGCTCCTGCTCAAAATCAAGGCAGCATTGTATGTCCTGAAAGCGACCTTATCTTTACTATCCTGTTATTGTTTTCCCTCTTCTTCCACCCGTCTTTTCCCGGCTTTATCCTGTCGATGGCAAAGTGAAAGCCGATGAGCGGGCCAAACGCCGCAACCGTGACCGCGGCAAGGGTTTGGTCCTGCAGGTAAAGCAGCAGGTACAGCGTTATTCCCGCGCCGGTCATTATCTCTATCCACGTGCATGTGCACAGCTGCATCGCGACACGTTTCAGGCTGAAGGCCATTACAAATGAAACTGCGGCCTTCAGCTATATGACCATTTTTCCAGATCTAGAAATTCTCCCGGATGTACCTTGACAGCTTTTTCGCGTCGCGCTCGCTCACGCGTATGTCGCCGGCAAACAACGGCTTTTTGCCCTTTATGATGCTCGTCTTCACGGTCGTGCCGGATATCGTCAGGTCCAGCTCGGGCCCCTTCATCATCATGCTCTTTATCGCGTCTGCATGCAGCGAGCTGCCGTCGCTGTCCTTGCGTCTTGGGTTGACAAACTCGCTTTCCTGCCTGCTTATGCTGTCTTCCAGCACGAACATCAGCCTGTTGCCAGGCATTTTTTCAATGCCAAACACGTATTTCTCCAGCGCCTCGATCTCGATCTTGTTTCCAACAGGGCTGCTGTCGTCATCTTCCGCCGCGCTTTCGACGGTAGTACCAGCAGCGGGCCTCCACACCATCCCCTGCCGCGCGACTTTGATGCTGATTTTGTTATCCTGCCCTGCCATGCGCAAATAGCTGTCTACTGTCTTTTGCAGCTCCTCCGGGGACAGCGGCCCTGCCGGCCCGCGGTGCCACTGGTTCTTGGCGTCTTCCTTGTCCTTTTCGCCGCTGTAGTGGAGGACGTAGCAGTCCTTGGCGTTCCAGGTCTTGACCAGGTGGTACGCCTGCGTGACAGAGATGATCCCTGTAGAGGGGTGATCGTTGTACGTCTCCGTGCCAAGCACTGCAAGGTCCGGGTTCCACATCAGGTCGGCGCTGGCGTTTTGCAGGCTGATAAAGTCCCATCCTGCAATTACCTTCCTGTCGCCGGCCCTGATCACATAGATGACAGAGCCGGGAAAACCCGGGCTGTCGCCGGCGTTGTCTGCCGCCACCGGCACTATGGAAAACGGGCCTGCCTCAAAAGGCTGGCCGGGGACAACAACAGTCGCAAAGCGCGACTTGTCGACCTGCGGCAGTTCTTTTGCAATCTGGCCTGCGCATTCGCTCGTGCAGAATATCTTGCCGGAAAAAGAGGCAAGGTCGCTTACGTGCTCCCGCCTGCCGTGCGTCACCAGTATTGCGTCAGGCTCTTCTTTGTAGCCGAGATCCGACGCGCCCTTTTTTACGCTGTCAGCCACCCCATCGCCGGCGTCAACCAATAGGTGAAAGCCGCCTGAAAAAACCGAGATCGAGGTGTGCGCTCCTCCTCCTTCCCCTGCTGCTGCCCCGCTGACGTCGGGCAGCACGCCGTTTATCCGCACAAAGAACATGGCATTTCCACTCTCGTTCATCATGAGAGGGAATTATGCAACATCGTAAATAAATTTAGCCGCCTCACGCGCCGCCGTCTTTTTGGGGCGCCCTTGCAAATCGCTTGGCAAGCCTGATTCCAAATCCCATCGATACGAAAAGCGCGATGAGCGACGCGGCAAGCGTCACGACGATTTCGGTCTTGAACACAAAGTGCGTGATTACGGCCACGACTATAGCCGGCACCGCGATTATCACCGCAAGGAGCGTGCTCACCGCGTACACCCTGCCGATTATGCTTGCAGGGTTCTTGTCGTCGCCGCCGCTGCCACTACCTGACACAGGGGAGAACCACGTCCCGAATTAATTTAAGCATTGCTTGCTTGGAATACGTGCATCCGAGGACTAATATTGTCGCACCCGCTTTATGACTGACCATGGAGCTTTCCGGGGTCGAGCTGCGCTACCTTGTAAACGAGATAGGCGCCAGGGTGACCTCCGGGCACTACATCTCGGCGGTAAACGCAGTGACCAAGGACTCGCTCCTTTTGCGCCTCCACCACCCGACGCAGGAAGACATCATGCTGGTACTGTCGACAAGGGGCATCTGGATTACAAAACTAAAGTTCAAGCCGGTGGAGGACAATTCGCTAGAGCGGGCGGCCATAGCGGAGCTGGAGCGAGCTCGCGTGGAATCGGTGGAGCAGGCCGGGAGCGAGCGCATCGCCACGTTAAGGCTGCGCCGGCTGGATGGGCAGGCGCGGATTGTGGTGTGCGAGTTTTTTGGCGACGGCAACATCATAATCTGCGACGGCAAGATGCAGATACTTGCCATACTGCGGCCGATAGAGGTGCGCCACCGCACGCTCAAGGTCGGCCTGAGGTACGCGTTTCCTCCGCAGAGGGGAGTCGACGTCTTTGCGCTGTCGCTTGGGCAGATGCTTGCGCTGCGCAACGAAGCGAAAAAAAACAACCTGGACGTTCTGCGCTGGATAGGCAGGGGGCTTTCGATGCCCCGGAAATTCGTGGAGGAGGTTGCCAAGAGGGCAGGCATCGAGCCGTCAAGGCAGGCAGGCCAGCTGGCAGACGAGGAGGTGGGCAGGGTATTTTCCACGATAAAGTCGCTTGTCGACGACATCAGCGCGGGCAGGAACCACGAGCCGGTGGTCATCATGCAAGAGGGCAAGCCTGTGGACGCGCTCCCGGTAGTCACAGAAGAGGCCCAAAAACTGGAGACAAAAAAGGCGCCCACCTACATGGAGGCGCTTGACGAAGTGCTCAGCAACGAGATACTGGACATCGGCCGCAGCTCAAGGACCGTGGAAATAGACAGGCAGATAGCCGTGCTGGAGCACGACCTTGCGGAGCAGAACAAGGCCAAGGAGGAAGTGCTGCAAAAAGCGGCGGCAATCCGCAAGCTCGCCGGCGAATTGATGGCGATTTCATATTCAGGCCCAAGCGACGACGCGATCAGGGGCGTGCTTGCGGCAAACTCGGCGTCGGTTGTGGCAGAAAAGGGCGTGAAATACGTGCAGGTGGCCGGCGAAAACATCGAGATCCAGCAGAACCTTGCAAAACTGGGCTCGATGCTTTTTGCCCGCGCAAAAGAGATGGAGCGGGGCAACGCCTCGATAGAGGAGGCCCGCGCAAAGATCCTCGCGCAGATAGAGAAGCTGCGCGGCCAGACCGCGGCCATCCACAAAAAGATGGTGGTGCAAAAGCAGGCCGCAAAGGAATGGTACGAGCGCTACCGGTGGTTTGTGACAAGCGACGGCCTGCTTGCGATAGGAGGGCGCGACGCGTCGTCCAACTCGGCCCTCGTGCGCAAGCACCTGACGGAAGACGACATTGTCTTTCACGCCGAGGTGCACGGCTCGCCGTTTTTCATCGTGAAAAATGCCGCGGCCCCTGCAAGGGAAGGCAAGGTGGAGCAGTCCCTTGCGCAGGTCGCGCAGGCAACCGTGTCGTTCAGCAGGGCGTGGAAGGACGGCCTGTCAAGCGCCGACGCCTACTGGGTCTTTCCCGAGCAGATAAAGAAGGGCGCGCCCACGGGCCAGTTCCTGCCCCGGGGCTCGTTCGTGATAGAGGGCAAGCGCAGTTATGTCAAGGGCGTCGAGGTTCGCCTTGCGATCGGCATCGCGCTCGTGAACGAAAAGGAGGCGCTGGTGTGCGGGCCGGAAGAGGCCGTGAAAAAGAGGTCGCTTGTGTACGCGGTCCTCCTGCAGGGCGGGCTTGACCCGATGAACGCGGCCAAGAAGGCCAAGGCCGCGCTCGTGTCTGCCGCCGGTGATGAGGATGATCTTGCAGAGACGATAAAGCGCATCAGCCTCGACGACTTTGTCCGCGCCCTTCCAACAGGCCAGTCCAAGATCTCCTTTGCTGCCAAGGGTGGCGGCGCAGGCAGTAGCAGCAAAAGTAATTAAAATGCCGCCGCACAACATTGCACGTGGTAAAAAAGCCAGTCAGGGAGCACGCCGACGCAAACATGACTACTCGCGTGATCGTCCGCGACATCATGAACAGTCCTGTCATCAGCGCATCCCCGCATGACACTGTCCGCGACGTCGCAAAAAAGATGAAGTCAGAAAATATAGGAAGCATCATAATAATGGACAAGGACAAGCCGGTGGGGCTGGTCACCGACTATGACATCGTGACGCAGGGGGTTGCAAAAGATGCCAAGCCGAGCGCGCTCAAGGCAAGCGACGTGATGCGGGAACTGCACACCATTGAAAGCGAGGAGAGCATCACCGAGGCCGCGCGCCTCTTGCGCAAGCACGGCATCAAGCGCCTGGGCGTCGTCTACAAGGGCCGCCTTGTCGGCATCATTTCCGCTTCTGACGTTATTGCCGTGACCCCGGACCTCGTCGACGTGGTGTCGGAAAAAGCCGGGATCATCAGGGGCGAGCTTGGGAGGCCGGCGGGCAAGGTGTCCGGCTATTGCGACGAATGCGGCGAGTGGTCCGACCTCCTGCAGTACGACGAGGGGACCTTCATCTGCGAGGTATGCCGCGGCGAGGCCACGCCCACCCCCGAATCTGCATAAATGTTATTGTTGATAATGATGATGTGAGGCGAAATGATGAGGTTCCTTGCGGACGCGATGCTTGGAAGCGTCGCCCGCAAGCTGCGCATTTTCGGCTTTGACACGCTGTACGTGCCGGACACAAGCGACAACGAGATCCTGCGCCTCGCAGCCGAGCAGGGCAGGATAATCCTCACCGCCGACAAGGAGCTGTTCAAGCGCATGATGAAGCGGGGAGCGCAGGGCGTGCTCGTGGACGGCGCAAGCGACCTTGACGACATGGCGCACATTTTTGAAAAGCTGGGCATTTCCGCGGACCTTTCCAGGATGGGGTCAAGGTGCACCTCATGCAACGGCGCGCTCGCACAGAAAAGGCCGGATGAGGTGGGCGGGCTGGTGCCGGCGACCGTCCTTGCCCGGCACGAGGGGTTCTGGCAGTGCGCAGACTGCCAGAAGGTGTACTGGGACGGAGGCCACCTCGGGCGCATAAGGGCCTTTGCCAGGACTCTTGAAGACCGCCTGGCCGACTCGTCATCAACATCGTCGTCGTCATCATCATCAAAAGGTTAAAATCACGAGGAACGGGCAGAGTCCCCAGTATGAGTTCGAATTCTGCTCTAGAGCGAACCATAAACAAAGTTTTATCTCAAAAGGAAACAGAGTTGATCTCGCAAATTGATTCGGCTTACCAGGAATCGCTGAAGAACCTCGAGGCTTCAAGGAGCAAGCTTGACGCCGAGCGCGCAAGGATAATCGAGTCTGCCAAGAAACAGGCCGAGAACCTGAAGCGCCAGATAGTGGGCTCCAGCAGGCTGTCGGCGCGCAACAAGGAGCTCCTCATGATAGAAACCGACGTGAACGAAGCATTTGAGCGCGCCAAGGCGTGGCTTGCCTCGTCCAGCAAGGACGACTCTTACAGGTCGCTTCTGGCCCGGGTGGTCGAGGAGAGCATCCCCTCCGTCGGCTCTGACGACGTAATAGTCGAGTGCAACAAGAACGACGCCGAGCAGGTGAAAAAAATAGTCGCAGACCTGTCAAAAAAGAACCCGAAACTGAAGGCAAGGGTCTCTGACCAGCCGATAAACGCAATCGGCGGCGTCCGCGTGAAATCGGCAGACGGCACGATGTCGTTTGACAACACGCTTGACTCGAGGATCGAGCGACTCAAACCTTTAATAAGGAAAAATATTGCACGAATGCTGAGAGGAGAGGCAGGAGAGGAATAAGATTATGGTAGCCAAAGGACGCATTGTGTGGGTTAGCGGTCCTGCAGTCAAGGCAGATGGCATGTCCGCTGCAAAGATGTACGAGACAGTCGAGGTCGGAGACTCTAAACTTATCGGAGAAGTCATCAGGCTGACAGGAGACGTCGCATTCATCCAGGTGTACGAGTCGACGTCAGGGTTAAAGCCGGGCGAGCCGGTGGTCGGCACCGGCCAGCCGCTGTCCGTGCTCCTGGGCCCGGGCGTGATCGGCAGGATCTACGACGGGATCCAGAGGCCCCTTGACGAGATTGCGGCAAAGTCCGGCGCGTTCATCGGCAGGGGAATCCAGACCACGCCGGTGGACATGAAGAAAAAATACCATTTCAAGCCGGCGATGAAAAAGGGTGACGAGGTGGGCCCGGGCTTTATCCTCGGCACCGTCGAGGAAACGCCGCTTCTTGTAAACAAGATCCTTGTCCCGCCGGACCACGCCAAGGGCGCAAAACTGGTTGACATTGCGCCGGAAGGCGACTATGACATCGAGCACATCATCGCCACGACAGAAAAGGACGGCAACAAGGCGCAGCTGAAAATGTACCACAAGTGGCCTGTGCGCAAGCCAAGGCCTTATGCCGAGC
The sequence above is drawn from the Nitrososphaera viennensis EN76 genome and encodes:
- a CDS encoding DUF5615 family PIN-like protein gives rise to the protein MMRFLADAMLGSVARKLRIFGFDTLYVPDTSDNEILRLAAEQGRIILTADKELFKRMMKRGAQGVLVDGASDLDDMAHIFEKLGISADLSRMGSRCTSCNGALAQKRPDEVGGLVPATVLARHEGFWQCADCQKVYWDGGHLGRIRAFARTLEDRLADSSSTSSSSSSSKG
- the rqcH gene encoding ribosome rescue protein RqcH, which produces MELSGVELRYLVNEIGARVTSGHYISAVNAVTKDSLLLRLHHPTQEDIMLVLSTRGIWITKLKFKPVEDNSLERAAIAELERARVESVEQAGSERIATLRLRRLDGQARIVVCEFFGDGNIIICDGKMQILAILRPIEVRHRTLKVGLRYAFPPQRGVDVFALSLGQMLALRNEAKKNNLDVLRWIGRGLSMPRKFVEEVAKRAGIEPSRQAGQLADEEVGRVFSTIKSLVDDISAGRNHEPVVIMQEGKPVDALPVVTEEAQKLETKKAPTYMEALDEVLSNEILDIGRSSRTVEIDRQIAVLEHDLAEQNKAKEEVLQKAAAIRKLAGELMAISYSGPSDDAIRGVLAANSASVVAEKGVKYVQVAGENIEIQQNLAKLGSMLFARAKEMERGNASIEEARAKILAQIEKLRGQTAAIHKKMVVQKQAAKEWYERYRWFVTSDGLLAIGGRDASSNSALVRKHLTEDDIVFHAEVHGSPFFIVKNAAAPAREGKVEQSLAQVAQATVSFSRAWKDGLSSADAYWVFPEQIKKGAPTGQFLPRGSFVIEGKRSYVKGVEVRLAIGIALVNEKEALVCGPEEAVKKRSLVYAVLLQGGLDPMNAAKKAKAALVSAAGDEDDLAETIKRISLDDFVRALPTGQSKISFAAKGGGAGSSSKSN
- a CDS encoding V-type ATP synthase subunit E, yielding MISQIDSAYQESLKNLEASRSKLDAERARIIESAKKQAENLKRQIVGSSRLSARNKELLMIETDVNEAFERAKAWLASSSKDDSYRSLLARVVEESIPSVGSDDVIVECNKNDAEQVKKIVADLSKKNPKLKARVSDQPINAIGGVRVKSADGTMSFDNTLDSRIERLKPLIRKNIARMLRGEAGEE
- a CDS encoding MBL fold metallo-hydrolase — its product is MMNESGNAMFFVRINGVLPDVSGAAAGEGGGAHTSISVFSGGFHLLVDAGDGVADSVKKGASDLGYKEEPDAILVTHGRREHVSDLASFSGKIFCTSECAGQIAKELPQVDKSRFATVVVPGQPFEAGPFSIVPVAADNAGDSPGFPGSVIYVIRAGDRKVIAGWDFISLQNASADLMWNPDLAVLGTETYNDHPSTGIISVTQAYHLVKTWNAKDCYVLHYSGEKDKEDAKNQWHRGPAGPLSPEELQKTVDSYLRMAGQDNKISIKVARQGMVWRPAAGTTVESAAEDDDSSPVGNKIEIEALEKYVFGIEKMPGNRLMFVLEDSISRQESEFVNPRRKDSDGSSLHADAIKSMMMKGPELDLTISGTTVKTSIIKGKKPLFAGDIRVSERDAKKLSRYIRENF
- the pyrI gene encoding aspartate carbamoyltransferase regulatory subunit, with the translated sequence MSEASQLLVRRIKDGTVIDHIESGKALLVLTALAITGREGNVVTVALNVPSSKHGKKDIIKVENRYLETSETNKLALIAPRATINIIKDYKLVEKRKIQLPDSISGIFKCPNLKCITNSGEEIRSKIDVIDKEKLVLKCRYCARVISVDELVF
- a CDS encoding CBS domain-containing protein → MVKKPVREHADANMTTRVIVRDIMNSPVISASPHDTVRDVAKKMKSENIGSIIIMDKDKPVGLVTDYDIVTQGVAKDAKPSALKASDVMRELHTIESEESITEAARLLRKHGIKRLGVVYKGRLVGIISASDVIAVTPDLVDVVSEKAGIIRGELGRPAGKVSGYCDECGEWSDLLQYDEGTFICEVCRGEATPTPESA